CCGGCCCTCGCCGTCGCCGAAGACCTGCACCTCGACATGGCGGGCGCGTTCGACGAGCCGTTCCAGGAAGACGCCGGCCGAGGAGAAGGAGGCCGCGGCGACGCGCTGCACCCGCTCCCAGGCGTCGGCGAGTTCGGCGGCCGAGGCACAGGCCGACATGCCGATGCCGCCGCCCCCGCCGGTCGCCTTGAGCATCACGGGGTAGCCGATGGCAGCGGCCTGTTCGTACGCCTCGTCGAGCGAGGCCAGCAGGCCGGTGCCGGGTGCGAGGGGCACGCCCGCCGCCTCGGCCGCCGCCCGGGCCGTGTGCTTCGCGCCGAACAGCTCCAGCTGCCCCGGCGTCGGCCCCACGAACACGATCCCGGCGTCCTCGCAGCGCCGCGCGAAGTCCGCGTCCTCGGACAGGAAGCCGTACCCGGGATGGATCGCACCGGCGCCCGTCTCCTTCGCCGCCGCCAGGACCAGGTCGGCGTCGAGGTACGACTCCTTCGCGGGCGCGGGGCCGAGCCGTACCGCCTCGTCGGCGAGCCGGACGTGCGGGGCGGAGCGGTCGGGGTCGGAGTAGACGGCGACCGTACGCAGGCCCAGCTCCCGTGCCGTACGGATGATGCGCACGGCGATCTCGCCCCGGTTGGCGACCAGTAGCGTGTCGAAGGTCATGCCGGGCCCGCCTCCGTGCCCGTCTCGGTGATGGTCATCTCCACCTCGGTCGGGTCGAAGCCGTTGCAGGGGTTGTTGATCTGGGGGCAGTTGGAGACCAGCACCAGGACGTCGCACTCCGCGCGGAGCGTGAGCGAGAGCCCCGGCGCCGAGAGGCCGTCGACGATGCCCAGCGTGCCGTCCTTCTCCACCGGCACGTTCATGTACCAGTTGATGTTGGAGACCAGGTCCCGTTTGCCCAGGCCGTGCCGGGCGCCCTCGGCGAGGAAGTTGTCCACGCACGCGTGCTGCGACCAGGTGTGGTGGCCGTACCGCAGGGTGTTCGACTCCTTGGAGCAGGCGCCGCCGACCGTGTCGTGGCGGCCGACGTCGTCGGCGGTCACGGTCATCAGGGGCGTGTGCTCGTTCGACATCAGGACACTGCCGGTGGTGAGGAAGACGCCGCCCTGCGCGTGGATCGTGTCGGGCGCGCTGTAGCGCACGGACGTGTCGTGGGCGTCGTACACCAGGAAGTCCACGGCCTGGTTGCCGTGCAGGTCGGTGATGGTCAGCGTCCCGCCGGCGCGGACGACGGACGACCAGGCGGCGCGGGCCGGAACGACGGTCTTCCGGACGATCGGTGTGGTGGTCATACGAGCCCCCTCGCGGCAAGGAATTCGGCGGTGTTCAGGAACGCGCGGCGGCCCTCGGGCGTGGCCTCCCACAGCGGGTCGCCGGGGGCGGTCGGCCCGGCGCGCCAGGCCAGCACCTCCAGCGGGGTGCTGACGTAGTCGTCGCGCGGGTCGGCGGGGTGCGGGACGTTCGCGATCAGCACCGTGACGTCCTGCTCGGCGCGCAGCGTCACACTGCCGCCCGGTCCGGCCGAGCCGGTGAAGTCGAGGGCGCCGTCCTCGCGTACCTCCACTCCCTGGAAGAAGGAGAGCGAGGGCGGCAGATCGCGCGGCTGGAGGCCGTTCTTGGCCGCGGCCAGCTTGAACAGTTCGCGGCCGGCGGGGGAGGGCGACTGCGGGGTGCCGTCGCCGTACCGGTCGGTGTTGCGTACGAGGGTCGAGGTGCCGCACAGCGCGTCGTGGCGCCCGGAGGTGTCGGTGACCAGCGAGGCGAGGACCCGGCCCTGGTCGGACAGGAGCAGCTGCCCCTCGCCGAGGTAGGCGTTCCACTGGACTTTGACCGTGTCCGCGACGTTCAGCCGCTCCCAGGGCCGGTCCGCGGCGAAGAGCAGCAGATGGGCGCAGGCGTCGCCGTGCAGGTCGGTCAGGCGCAGCTCGGTGCCGCGGGCCAGCACCCGGTGCGTGTAGTTGCCGCCCGCCACCGTCTCGGCCCACACCAGATGGCCCGCCGCGCAGGGCGGCGCGGGCCAGTCGGCGGCCGGGACGACGGGCATGGCCTCGGCCCGGGCGCCTTCCTGGGCGCGGGCGTGGTCGCGGGCTCCGTACGTGGTCGATGTCCCCATCGAGGGTCCTCCGGCTCCGAAGTCGTTCTGCTTCTCGTGCTGCTCGTCGTGCTGCTTCTCGCGGTGCTTGTGTGTGCCTGTGCCTGTGCTTGCGCCTGTCCTGCTGCTGAATTTCTGTCGCGCGACAGAAATTAGGCGGACGACGAGACACCGGAATTGCCCGGGTGTTGCCACCCGGTTACCGATTGCTCACCGAGATCATCGGACCGGGCGGTATGCGAGGATCGAACACATGGGAACGACGGGTGGGCCGGGCGGACGGCGGGTCGGTAGGCCGCGGGTCTCGCAGCGACCGGACAGCGGGCTGACCCCGCGGGCCGAACTGCTCACCGCGGCGGCCGAGTTGTTCACCACCCGCGGCTACGCGGCCACCACCACACGGACCATCGCCGAGCGGGCGGGGATGCGCCAGGCGTCCATCTACCACTACGTCTCCGGCAAGGAGGAGCTGCTCGCCGAGCTCCTGGAGTCCACCGTCACCCCCTCGTTGACCTACGCCCGTGGGCTGCTCGCCGACGACGCGGTCCCGGCCGAGAGCCGGCTGTGGGAGCTGTGCCGCGCCGACGTCGAGGTGCTCTGCGGCGGCCCGCACAATCTCGGCGGCCTCTACCTCCTCCCCGAGGTGCGCGCCGAACGCTTCGCCGGCTTCCACGCGGTGCGGGCCGAACTCAAGGACGCCTATCGCCAGTTGCTCGCCGCGACGGCCGCCGGGGGTGCGCTCGCCAAGAGCGAGCTGGACCTGCGGACGGATCTGCTCTTCGGGCTCATCGAGGGTGTCATCCTCGTGCACCGCTCCGACCCCGAGCGTCCGGTCTCCGTCTTCGCGGAAGCCACGGCGGACGCGGCGCTGCGCATCGCCGGTATCTGAGGGCCGCGGCGGCCTCCGGGACCTCCGCGGGCCCGTGTTCACCCGTCACGGTGAGTGGTGCTCGTACATCTGTGTGCCGTGACGCACTGTGTGCGATTGCATCCGCAGTGTGCAAATGGGTTGAGGGTACTCCACTTGCGAGGGGCATTTCAGAGCCTTGCCGAATATGACACGGCGTTGATCCGGTCGGACTAAGCTCGCCCGCAGCGCACCGAGTTGGTATGTATTCGTGCGCTTGTTCCCAAAAATACCGAAGATCCGGACAATTCCCAGACCTACCCCACAGCAAGCTCCCCCAACCCCAGTCGATTTGTCTCAGAGGGCATACATGGTGAGTGTTCAATCGCCTCCCGGTGGCCGTGAACTTCCCTACGCGCGCGTGCTGTTGCTACCTGCCATAGCGATGGCCGGGGCGACCGGAGCCGCCGCCGCCCTGGTCACGGGGCCGGCCCGCGCAGCCGTCGGCTGGTGCGGAGCCGTCGCCACGGTCCTGGTCGTCGCGGTCGCCGCCGAAGTGGTCCGCCGCGGCCGGACCGTCCGTACCCTGCGGGCCGAGCACGCCCGTCACACCGCGTATCTGGAGCGGCGTATCGCCGCCCACGACGAGGACTTCGACCGGCTCGGCAAGGAAGTCCTGCCGTACGCGCTCCGTCGGCTGCGCGGAGCCGGTTCACCCACAGAGGTGATTCGCCAATTCGGTCTGCCGGACTCCCCGTACCGCGAACTCCCGGTACCGCAGCGCAAGCTGCTGACCCAGGTCCTGGAGATCATCGACCGCGAGGAGGCCATGCGGGACGGCGCACAGCGTGCGTTCGTCAGCATCGCCCGGCGCGTTCAGGCGATCGTCCACCAGCAGGCCAACGAACTCCGGGAGATGGAGGAGGACCACGGCCGCAACCCCGAGGTCTTCGACGACCTCCTGCGCATCGACCACGGCACCGCGCTGATCGGCCGCCTCGCCGACTCCATCTCCGTGCTCGGCGGCGGCCGTCCCGGCCGCCAGTGGCCCCAGCCCGTCGCGCTGTACAGCGTGCTGCGCGGCGCGATGTCCCGGATCCTGGAATACCGCCGCATCGAGCTGGCGTCCATCGCGAAGGTCAACGTCGACGGCAACTCCGTCGAACCGCTCATCCACGCGGCGGCCGAACTCCTCGACAACGCCACGCGCTACTCGCCGCCCCACACCAAGGTGCACGTCACCGCGACCGAGGTGCAGACCGGCATCGCCATCGAGATCGAGGACGCCGGCGTCAGCCTCAGCGAAGAGGCCCGCAAGCGCGCCGAGGACATGATCGCCCGCGCCCAGGCCGGCTTCGACCTCAACGACCTCGGCGAGTCCCCGCGCCTCGGCATGGCGGTCGTGGGCCGCCTCTGTGAGACGTACCGGATGCAGATCTCCCTGCGGCAGTCCGCGTACGGCGGTGTCCGGGCGGTCCTGGTCGTGCCCTCCGAGATGCTCACCAGCGACCCCGCCCCCGGCCTCGCGCACGGCATCGGAGCAACCGCCGCACCAAAGATCGAACTCGGCGCGCTGGAAGGCCCCAAGCGACCGCCCAAGAAGCGCCGCCCCACGACCGGCCCGCGAATCCCGGCCTCCGTCTCCATGGAGGACGACATCCCGGAGGTCACCGAGTGGACCGAGAACGGTCTGCCGCAGCGCCGCAGCCGGGTCAAGACCCCGCTCAGCGAGCGGTACGCCCGGTCCAGGGCCGCCGAGGCCGAGATGGAGGCCGACCCGGAGCTCCGCAAACTGTGGGAGCCCGAGCCGCAGAAGAAGGAAGACGAACCCCTGCCGGGCCTGTGGGTCGAGGCGTTCATGGAGGGCCTCAAGGGCGACCCGGACCCCACTGCCTTCACCCGGAACCCCGACGACCCGACGACGTTCTCGGATCACCCCGACGACGCGGCCGACTTCACCGCGTTCCCGGCCGGCGGCTCCAGGGCCCTCGACGGCCACCCGGACGACCGGGCGGCCTTCGGCGGCCACCGGGAAGACCCGACCGCATCCAGCGCGACCAACCAGCAGCCGGCCCACGCCGAGGCCGACGACGAGGGGGACCTCAAGTGATCTCGCAGCGAGCCAACTTCGACTGGATGCTCAAGGAGCTCGCCGACGGCGTTCCGGGTATCCAGCAGATCGTGGTGCTCTCCGCCGACGGCCTGCGCATCGCCCGCTACGGCGGCGACCCCGACGCCGCCGACCGTGTCGCAGCCGCCTGCGCGGGTCTCCAGAGCCTCGCGGGAGCCGTCGCGCACGAGATCCCGGACAGCGACGGCACCATGCGGATGGTCATCATCGAGGTCAAGGGCGGCTACTTCTACCTGATGGCCGCCGGACCCAACGCCTATCTCGCGGTCCTCGCCAACGTGATCGCCGAGCCCGGCAACATGAGCAACCACATGCGCGACCTCGTGGTGCGGATCGGCGCCCACCTCACCAGTCCGCCCCGGCGGAACGGGCAGACCGTATGACTCCTCCGCAGCGCCGACGGCGCTACCCGGTCAAGCAGGAACCTCCGGCGGAGCCTCACTACGAGAGCCCCGCGGCCACCGAGGGCGCGGAGAACAAGGGCGGGAAGCGCAAGAACCCGGAACGGCTCTATGTGCTCACCGGCGCCACCCAGGGCGGCGAGCGAGCCTCCCTCGACCTCGTCACGTTAATCGTGGCGTGCGCCGAACCCCCGCCCGCCGCCGCGCCGGAGCAGGCGGCGCTGCTCCGCCTCTGCAAGGCACCACTGTCCGTGGCCGAGCTCTCGGCCTACCTCAACCTGCCGTTCAGCGTGGTGACCGTCCTGCTCACCGAGCTGCTGGCGGCCGAACTGGTCCAGGCGCGCGACCCGCTCATCAGCCAGTCGCTCGCCGACCGTTCCCTCCTCGAAGCGGTGATGCATGGACTTCAAAAGCTCTGACCCCATCACGGGTCCACGGACCGAGGACCGTCTGCCGCAGACCACCCAGGCCGCGGTGAAGATCGTCATCGTGGGCGGGTTCGGCGTCGGCAAGACGACCATGGTCGGCTCGGTCAGTGAGATCAGGCCTCTCACCACCGAAGAGACCATGACGCAGGCCGGCGTCGGCGTCGACGACAACTACGGCTCCGATTCCAAGACCGCCACCACCGTGGCCATGGACTTCGGCCGCATCAGCATCACCGACCAGCTGGTGCTGTACCTGTTCGGCACCCCGGGCCAGGAACGCTTCTGGTTCCTGTGGAACGGGCTGTTCGAAGGCGCCCTCGGCGCGGTCGTCCTGATCGACACCCGGCGCCTGGAAGTCAGCTTCGACGTCATAGGGCGCTTGGAGGAACGTGGCGTGCCCTTCGTCATCGCCGTCAACTCCTTCCCGGACGCGCCCCGTTACCCGATCGAGGATCTGCGTTCGGCCCTCGACCTGGCTCCGGAGATCCCCATCGTGGAGTGCGACGCACGCCGCAGGGCCTCCAGCCGCGACACGCTCATGACGCTGATGCGCTTCCTGCACTCGCTGGAGATGGCGAAGGCGTCCGTCTGAGCGCGGCAATTCACCACCGGCACACCATCAACTCTTCTGACACCGGATCCACTTCAGTTTCGGAGCGATCACTGTGACGCCTGAGCCACACTCCCCGACCGACACGGACGACACCGCCCTCAGCCCGCCCCCCGGCTGCCCGGCTCACGGCACCGGCCCCGGCGGGCTGCGCCGCCTGTACGGTCCCGAGGCCGAGGATCTGGGAGCCGTGTACGAGAAACTCAGGGCCGAGCACGGTGCGGTGGCCCCCGCGCTGCTTCACGAGGACGTGCCGATCTGGGTGGTGCTCGGGCACGGCGAGAACATGCACATGGTGCGGACCCCCTCGCACTACTGCAAGGACAGCCGGTTGTGGACTCCCATGCAGGACGGCACGGTCAAGCCCGACCACCCGCTCATGCCGCACTTCGCCCGGCAGCCCATCTGCTGCCACACCGAGGGCGAAGAGCACCTGAGGCTGCGCGGCGCGGTCACCGGCGCCATGTCGACCATCGACCACCGGGGCATCCGCCGCTACATCAACCGCTCGACCCAGCACCTCGTCAACCAGTTCTGCGAGGAGGGCAGCGCCGACCTGGTCAGCCAGTTCGCCGAGCACCTGCCGATGGCGGTGATGTGCGAGATCCTCGGCATGCCCGAGGAGTACGGCGACCGGATCGTGCAGGCCGCCCGCGACATGCTCAAAGGCACCGAGACCGCGATCGCGAGCAACCAGTACGTCATGGACGCCCTGATGCGGCTCACCGCCCGCCGCCGGGCCGAGCCCAGGGACGACTTCACCAGCCACCTCATCAACCACCCGGCGGGGCTCGACGACGAGGAGATCGGCCAGCACCTGCGGGTCGTCCTGATCGTCGCGTACGAGAGCACCGCCAACCTCCTCGCCAACGTGCTGCGGGAGGTGCTCACCAACCCGGGGTTCCGCGCTCGGCTCAACGGTGGCCAGATGACCGTGCCCGAGGCGGTCGAGCAGTCCCTGTGGGACGAGCCGCCGTTCAGCACCGTCTTCGCCTATATCGCCAAACAGGACACCGAGCTGGGCGGCCAGCGCATCCGCAAGGGCGACGGACTCCTCCTCGGCATGGCACCGGGCAACGTCGACCCGCGCGTCCGACCGGATCTCGAAGCGAACATGCAGGGCAACCGCTCCCACCTCGCGTTCAGCGGCGGCCCCCACGAGTGCCCGGGCCAGGACATCGGCCGCGCCATCGCCGACGTCGGTGTCGACGCGTTGCTGACCCGCGTTCCGGACATCCAACTCGCCTGCGGGGAGGACGAGTTGCGCTGGCGGTCGTCCGTTTCCACCCGGCACCTGGTGGAACTGCCGGTGAAGTTCGCGCCGAGGTCCCCGCAGGAGGTCATGGAGCGGCCCGTCGAGAAGCCGGTGCCGCCGCAGCGCCCGAACGACTGGCAGGTCGGTACGGAGCAGCCGCAGCCCACGGCTGCGGAACCCGCCGTCCCGGCCGCCGAGGCCACACCGGCACCGGTGCCCGAAACGGCCCGTCGGCCGGGGGTGTTCGGGCGCCTCCTGCGCTGGTGGCGCGGCGACTGAGCCGCCCGGGCACCGGTGCTATCCGGCCCACTCGTCGTACGACGACCAGGCCCCCAGCACACGCGGGCTGACGAACCGGTGCTCGCGTCCCGTGACCGGATCGGTGAACTCCAGGACCCGCGCCAGCAGTTGGAGCGGACTGCGGAAGTCGCCGGCCGCCACGGGACCGGTGACCTCCGGGTAGAGGGGATCGCCGAGGATCGGCACCCCCAACGCGCTCATGTGCACCCTCAGTTGGTGCGTCTGCCCGGTACCCGGCGTCAGCCGGTACCGGGCACGCCCGTACCCGTGCTCCAGCAACTCGACCCGGCTCACCGCATTGGGCTCGCCCTCGACCTCACGGGCCGCCAGGACCCCGCGCTCCTTGACGATCCGGCTGCGTACGGTGCGGGGCAGGACCAGCGCCGGATCGTACGGCGCGACGGCCTCGTACTCCTTCGCCACCCGCTTGTCCCGGAACAGCGACTGGTACGCGCCCCGTTCCTCGGGCCGCACGGTGAACAGCACCAGGCCGGCCGTCAGCCGGTCCAGCCGGTGTGCCGCGCCGAGAGCCGGGATGCCCAGCTCCCGCCGCAGCCGCGCCAGGGCCGTCTCGGCGACATGACCGCCGCGCGGGGTGGTGGCCAGAAAGTGCGGCTTGTCGGCCACCACCACGTGCTCGTCCCGGTACAGGACGTCCACCGCGAACGGCACCCGCTCCTCGTCGGGCAGTTCCCGGTGGAACCACACGAACATCCCCGGCGCGTACGCCATGTCCCGCGGCACCGCACGCCCGGTGACGTCCACGATCAGCCCCGCGTCGAGCATTCCGTCGACGACCCCGGTCCCGGCCGCGAGCCGTGCGACGAGGTGATCCCGCACGGTCGCCCACGCGTCCCCGGCCGGCAGCCGGACCCGCACGGGGTCCACCCCGTCGCGCTGCGGCAGGGGGGAGGGCGGGGGCGGGGTGCGGCGTCTCATCACGATCAAGCATATGAGGTGTGGTGTGCCGGCCCCGCTCTCGCACGGGCTCCCTGACCTGCTCCGGCCGTTCTACGCGACCGCTGTGGTCGGGGTGTGGCGGTCTCCGCAGTGCGGGCAGAGACCGGCGGCCGAGTGGCGCACCTCGGCCTTCGGGTGGTCATGGGTGGGACCGTGAGGCCCCGTCTTGGGGGTGGGGCGTCCCGCACGATGGTTGTGTCGCCCGGTCAGGGTGTGCCATTCGAGATTTCCCCGCATCCAGTGCCGCAGTCCGGCGAGGTAGCGGGTGAGTTCGGGCGAGGCGTGGCGCGCGACGTCGGGTTCCAGACGCAGATACGCGCACATGAGGCGGTCGTGGAGCTCGCCGGTCGCGCGCATGCTCTGTTCGAGAGGCCATCCGTGGCGTGCGGAGAGCACGGTGGGCAGGCTGTGGCTGCCGATGTCGGCGCTTTCCTTGGCGACCGAGTACAGATCGTTCACCAGCATGATCATCAGTGAGGCGGCGAGCGACAGCGACCGGACACCGGGCTCTTCCCAGTCACGGGCGGGCAGTTCGTAGCCGCCGGCGACGTCGATCAGCACCAGGCATGCCATGGCTCCGTTGTACTTGCGGTGAGCCAGGTATTCCGCGGGGTCGGGAACGTGCCCGGCGATACGCCACGAATTCTCCGCCGCCATCGCCAGGAACGTAGCGGTCGTCTCGTGGCGCAGACGGCCTATTTGCGCCGGTGTGCCCAGGCGCGTGATGTGTTCCGCGGTCTCGCGCAGCGCATGCGCCACCGGGTCACTGCCGACGAAGCCCTCGACCGAGGGGCAGTCGGGCAGCCGGGCACCGCTCTCCATCGCGGTCAGCGATCCCGCGAGGCGGGACGCGCTCATGGCGAGGCGGACGCCCTCGATCCCCTCGTCGCAGTAGTGATCGTCCGCGGCGAACAGGGCGGTCATGTTGCGGGCCACGAGCATCAGGTGATCGTGGTCGACCGCGTCAGGGTGCGTGAGCGCCGCGAACGTGCCGAACCGGTATCCGTTCAGCTCGCTCCGCTGCCCCGGGAAGAGATCGAGGCTCAACGCCCAGGCAACGATGTCCTCGTCCGCCCTGCGAGCCGCCGTCTCGTCGTACGTGACCGGAAAGGGGCACAACACACTCGGCACTGACAAATTCCGCGTGGAGGTGTCGCTATTCATACGTCTTATGGTGCGACCCGCAGGTGACTTTGGGGAATGGCTGGTTCTGGCCACAGTGGCAGCCATTCCCCAGCCCTTTCCCCTCGCAGCAGCACCGGTCGTCCCTGTCGCACCGGAATTCGTGCTGGATTCAGGCAGGGTGGCCGGTCTTGAGCGAGGCCGCGATTCCGACGACGGGCGGGTCCGTTGTTGAACCGTTCGTTGTGCCACCTCACCGGGCCGGCCCTCACCGGCCCGCACCGGCCGCCTGGAAGGCGCCGTGGGGATCGACTGACCGAAACTGGACGTCGGCCACGGCCCGGTCACCGGGGCCGGCCTCCAGGACGTGGACGACGCCGCCGCGACAACGGGTGCCGGGGTGCTCCGGCCTGCCGCATCGGTGGATCAGTCCAACGGGGCCGAGCGGACGCGCCGAGCACCCACGAGCCGGTACAGGAGCCCGCCCCCCACCGTGACCGCGAGGAACAGCACGGTGAACCACTGGAAGTACCAGTGCCCGCCCGCCGGGTCGTACACCGCGGCTCGGGGCCAGGCCAGGTTGACGGTCATGAAGAGGCCGTAGAGGAGGGCGAGGGCGTTGACGGGGATGCCCCAGCGGCCGAGGGAGAAGAGGGGCTTGCCGGTCTCGTCGGTGCCGTCGGCGGTGAAGGTGCCCTTCAGGCGCTGGATCAGGAGCGGGCCGGTCACCATCGCGTATGCCAGGTACAGCATCACGATGCAGGTGGTGCCGATGGCCAGGAAGGCTTCCGGCGAGGCGAAGTTGAGGAGGAGCAGGGCCGCCGCGAGGACGCCGACGATCAGGGCCGGGGCGCTCGGCATGCCCGTGCGCGGGTTGACCTTGGCGAGGCGGGCCGAGTACGGCAGTTGGCCGTCGCGGGCCATCGAGAACAGCATCCGGCAGGCCGCCGTCTGGATCGCGAGGGTCGCGACCGCGATGGCCACCACCACGTCGACCAGCAGGGCGCGGCCCACCCCGTCGCCGAGGCTGCTCGTCAGGACGTAGCTCAGGCCCTCGACGCCGAGCCGGCCGTCGGTGAGGCTCGGCGCGGCGAGCAGTCCGGCGAGGATGATCAGCCCGCCCAGCAGGCCCGCCGAGGCGAGCGCGGTGAGGATCGTGCGGGGCGCGGTGCGTCGGGGATTGTGCGTCTCCTCGCTCATCTCGCCCGCGCTGTCGAATCCGATCATCACGTACGCCGCCGTGAACGAGCCCACCAGCAGCGCCCCGGTCAGGCCGGACTCCAGTGCGGTACCCGTGTGGAAGGTGATGCCGGGAGTGCGCTCGGAGTGGGTGAACAGGAGGACGACGATCAGGACGGCGCCGATGATCTCGGCGGTCACACCGACCCGGTTGACCAGGGACATCACGCGGTTGTCCACGACGTTCACCAGGGTCGTCAGGGCCAGCAGGAGCACGCCGAGGATCGCCGCGTTGGCCGCGCCGCTCGCCGAGGTCGGGGCCGGGTCGTCGCCGACCAGCTGGAAGCCGGACCAGATGGCCGGCATGACGACCTGGAGCGCGAGCGCGGCAGCCGCGACCACCACGATCTGCCCGATCACCATGATCCAGCCGGCGAACCAGCCGAAGGTGAGGTTGGAGAGCCGGGACGACCACTGGTAGATCGCGCCGGAGATCGGGTAGCGCGCGGCCAGTTCCGCGAAGCACGCGGCGACCAGCAACTGGCCGATCAGCACGGCCGGCCAGGCCCAGAAGAAGACGGGGCCGCCGAACGCGTACCCGAAGGCGAAGAACTGGAAGACCGTCGTCAGGACGGAGATGAAGGAGAACCCGGCCGCGAAGGACGCGTACCGGCCGAGGCTGCGGTGCAGCTCCTGGCGGTAGCCGAACTCGGTCAGGGAGTGGTCGACGGACGGATCCGCCGGATCGGGGCGTACGTCGGAGGGAGCGGTCGTGGTCACGGCGGGACCTGCCTTCGGCGCGGTATTCCTGTCGGGTGACAGAAATTAGGGAGGCGCTGTTTCGCAGGGATGACGTGACCGTGTCGAGTCGGGACCCAAGTCCTCACGTACGGTTGGCGGCTCGTCGGCCGGGCCGCCTGACAGGGCTCGGCGGGGTCGTACCGGATCCGGCGACGTTCTCGCGCGGTGCCTTCAGGGCGCGGCGAAGGTGTGGTGCGGTGCCTTCAGGGCGCGGCGAAGGTGTGGTGCGGGGGGTGTGCTCGGTGGATCCTCGATCCCCGTCTGTTCCAGCGGGAACGTCAACCTGGCGCTGGGGGAGGGGAGTCGAGGGCCGCCCGGTCGCCCGGGCCGGGAAGACCCGCCCGGCCGGGGCGGTGTGCGGTCGGCCCGGCACCACGAGGGGCCGGGCCGGTGGGGCCGGGGCGGGTCGGGCCCGGCGGCTCGCGGAAAACGCGGAAAATCAGGAGGTCGCCGGTTCCGCGGACTCCTGCTCCGCCTCCACCTGTGCGTTCCAGTCGCGCTTGGACGCCTGCCAGCCGTCCTCGTTGTGGCCGAGGCGCCAGTAGCCGGAGATCGAGAGATCCTCGCGCGGGATCTCGCGCTCGACCCGCAGCAGTCGCCGCAGCTCCTTCACGAAGGCCGCCTCGCCGTGCACGAAGGCGTGGACGCGGCCCGCGGGGAACTCCAGGGCGCGGACGGCCTCGACAAGGGCCTCGCCGAGGGGCCGCTCGCCGCGGTGCAGCCAGCGGACCTCCACGTCGGAGTCGATCTTCTGCTCCTCCTCGGGGCCGGAGATCTCCACGAAGGCGTATGCCTTGGCGCCGTGGGGCAGCGCCTCCAGGGCG
The DNA window shown above is from Streptomyces sp. NBC_01451 and carries:
- a CDS encoding urea amidolyase associated protein UAAP2, yielding MTTTPIVRKTVVPARAAWSSVVRAGGTLTITDLHGNQAVDFLVYDAHDTSVRYSAPDTIHAQGGVFLTTGSVLMSNEHTPLMTVTADDVGRHDTVGGACSKESNTLRYGHHTWSQHACVDNFLAEGARHGLGKRDLVSNINWYMNVPVEKDGTLGIVDGLSAPGLSLTLRAECDVLVLVSNCPQINNPCNGFDPTEVEMTITETGTEAGPA
- a CDS encoding urea amidolyase associated protein UAAP1, producing MGTSTTYGARDHARAQEGARAEAMPVVPAADWPAPPCAAGHLVWAETVAGGNYTHRVLARGTELRLTDLHGDACAHLLLFAADRPWERLNVADTVKVQWNAYLGEGQLLLSDQGRVLASLVTDTSGRHDALCGTSTLVRNTDRYGDGTPQSPSPAGRELFKLAAAKNGLQPRDLPPSLSFFQGVEVREDGALDFTGSAGPGGSVTLRAEQDVTVLIANVPHPADPRDDYVSTPLEVLAWRAGPTAPGDPLWEATPEGRRAFLNTAEFLAARGLV
- a CDS encoding TetR/AcrR family transcriptional regulator — encoded protein: MGTTGGPGGRRVGRPRVSQRPDSGLTPRAELLTAAAELFTTRGYAATTTRTIAERAGMRQASIYHYVSGKEELLAELLESTVTPSLTYARGLLADDAVPAESRLWELCRADVEVLCGGPHNLGGLYLLPEVRAERFAGFHAVRAELKDAYRQLLAATAAGGALAKSELDLRTDLLFGLIEGVILVHRSDPERPVSVFAEATADAALRIAGI
- a CDS encoding sensor histidine kinase encodes the protein MVSVQSPPGGRELPYARVLLLPAIAMAGATGAAAALVTGPARAAVGWCGAVATVLVVAVAAEVVRRGRTVRTLRAEHARHTAYLERRIAAHDEDFDRLGKEVLPYALRRLRGAGSPTEVIRQFGLPDSPYRELPVPQRKLLTQVLEIIDREEAMRDGAQRAFVSIARRVQAIVHQQANELREMEEDHGRNPEVFDDLLRIDHGTALIGRLADSISVLGGGRPGRQWPQPVALYSVLRGAMSRILEYRRIELASIAKVNVDGNSVEPLIHAAAELLDNATRYSPPHTKVHVTATEVQTGIAIEIEDAGVSLSEEARKRAEDMIARAQAGFDLNDLGESPRLGMAVVGRLCETYRMQISLRQSAYGGVRAVLVVPSEMLTSDPAPGLAHGIGATAAPKIELGALEGPKRPPKKRRPTTGPRIPASVSMEDDIPEVTEWTENGLPQRRSRVKTPLSERYARSRAAEAEMEADPELRKLWEPEPQKKEDEPLPGLWVEAFMEGLKGDPDPTAFTRNPDDPTTFSDHPDDAADFTAFPAGGSRALDGHPDDRAAFGGHREDPTASSATNQQPAHAEADDEGDLK
- a CDS encoding roadblock/LC7 domain-containing protein, encoding MISQRANFDWMLKELADGVPGIQQIVVLSADGLRIARYGGDPDAADRVAAACAGLQSLAGAVAHEIPDSDGTMRMVIIEVKGGYFYLMAAGPNAYLAVLANVIAEPGNMSNHMRDLVVRIGAHLTSPPRRNGQTV
- a CDS encoding DUF742 domain-containing protein, with product MTPPQRRRRYPVKQEPPAEPHYESPAATEGAENKGGKRKNPERLYVLTGATQGGERASLDLVTLIVACAEPPPAAAPEQAALLRLCKAPLSVAELSAYLNLPFSVVTVLLTELLAAELVQARDPLISQSLADRSLLEAVMHGLQKL
- a CDS encoding GTP-binding protein; this translates as MDFKSSDPITGPRTEDRLPQTTQAAVKIVIVGGFGVGKTTMVGSVSEIRPLTTEETMTQAGVGVDDNYGSDSKTATTVAMDFGRISITDQLVLYLFGTPGQERFWFLWNGLFEGALGAVVLIDTRRLEVSFDVIGRLEERGVPFVIAVNSFPDAPRYPIEDLRSALDLAPEIPIVECDARRRASSRDTLMTLMRFLHSLEMAKASV
- a CDS encoding cytochrome P450, coding for MTPEPHSPTDTDDTALSPPPGCPAHGTGPGGLRRLYGPEAEDLGAVYEKLRAEHGAVAPALLHEDVPIWVVLGHGENMHMVRTPSHYCKDSRLWTPMQDGTVKPDHPLMPHFARQPICCHTEGEEHLRLRGAVTGAMSTIDHRGIRRYINRSTQHLVNQFCEEGSADLVSQFAEHLPMAVMCEILGMPEEYGDRIVQAARDMLKGTETAIASNQYVMDALMRLTARRRAEPRDDFTSHLINHPAGLDDEEIGQHLRVVLIVAYESTANLLANVLREVLTNPGFRARLNGGQMTVPEAVEQSLWDEPPFSTVFAYIAKQDTELGGQRIRKGDGLLLGMAPGNVDPRVRPDLEANMQGNRSHLAFSGGPHECPGQDIGRAIADVGVDALLTRVPDIQLACGEDELRWRSSVSTRHLVELPVKFAPRSPQEVMERPVEKPVPPQRPNDWQVGTEQPQPTAAEPAVPAAEATPAPVPETARRPGVFGRLLRWWRGD
- a CDS encoding RluA family pseudouridine synthase, encoding MRRRTPPPPSPLPQRDGVDPVRVRLPAGDAWATVRDHLVARLAAGTGVVDGMLDAGLIVDVTGRAVPRDMAYAPGMFVWFHRELPDEERVPFAVDVLYRDEHVVVADKPHFLATTPRGGHVAETALARLRRELGIPALGAAHRLDRLTAGLVLFTVRPEERGAYQSLFRDKRVAKEYEAVAPYDPALVLPRTVRSRIVKERGVLAAREVEGEPNAVSRVELLEHGYGRARYRLTPGTGQTHQLRVHMSALGVPILGDPLYPEVTGPVAAGDFRSPLQLLARVLEFTDPVTGREHRFVSPRVLGAWSSYDEWAG